ATGATCAACCACAACACTGTACTGGCCTACCCCGGAAACTTCGATAATTACCGGCGGCTCATCATTACTGGCAACGGTTTTGGATTCGGTTGCATCCGGCAGATCAACCTCCACGCTCTGGGTGATGATGGGTGCGGTCGCCATAAAGATCAGCACCAGCACCAGCAGCACATCGAGCAGCGGAACAATATTGATTTCAGACTTAACCTCACGCCGGCCCCGCCCGCGAACTCTGGCCATGACTTACCCCTTGTTACTGTCGCTGGAGCTGAAAGCCTGGCGGTGCAGAATAGCCGTGAACTCTTCCATAAAGTTGTCGTAGTTAAGTTCCAGCTTATTCACCCGCTGGCTCAGGCGGTTATACGCCATAACAGCAGGAATGGCCGCAAACAGACCAATCGCGGTGGCAATCAGCGCTTCGGCAATCCCGGGCGCGACCATCTGCAGGGTGGCTTGCTTCACCGCCCCCAGGCCAATAAACGCGTGCATAATCCCCCATACCGTACCAAACAGGCCGATATACGGGCTGATGGAGCCCACCGTACCGAGGAAAGGAATATGGGTTTCCAGATTTTCCAGCTCACGATTCATTGAGATACGCATCGCGCGGGATGCCCCTTCAACAATGGCCTCCGGCGCGTGGCTGTTGGCTTTATGCAGCCGGGCAAACTCTTTGAATCCGGAATAGAAGATCTGCTCAGTACCGGCCAGGCTATCGCGGCGGCTCTGGCTCTCCTGATACAGGCGCGACAGTTCAATACCGGACCAGAACTTGTCTTCAAACGCTTCGGCATCGCGAGAGGCAGCGCTTAAAATACGCGTTCGCTGGATGATGATGGCCCATGATGCAATGGAAAAACCAATCAAAATAAACATGATGACTTTGACCAGGAGGCTTGCCTCAAGGAACAAATCAATAATATTCATGTTAGTCACTGCTTAAACTCCGCGACAATAGACTTAGGAAGCGCTCGGGGCTTCATTACGTGTGGATCAACACAAACAATCATCACCTCGGCTTGGTTGAGGATCCGGTTCTCTGCATCGACTATTCGCTGCGTAAAGATCAAAGAGGTCCCACGCATTGATGTGATTTCCGTCTGGATTTCGAGTAAATCGTCGAGTCTGGCAGGCGCAAGATACTCTATAGTCATTTTGCGAACTACAAACGCCACTCGCTCCTCCATCAGCGCCTGCTGGCTGAACTGATGATGGCGCAACATCTCAGTGCGGGCTCGTTCATAAAAAGCCACATAACTGGCATGGTAAACCACGCCACCGGCGTCGGTATCTTCGTAATAGACACGAACCGGCCATCTGAAAATATTTGTACTCACTCTACATCCCGGTAATGCAAATAAACCTTGCTACTATACGCAAGCTGATGGGGGTTGGGAATGGGAAGCGGGGAGCTTAAGATAAATATTTATGGGCGTTGTTCAGCCCATAAATATCTGTGTAAGGTAATTGTCAGGAAAAGAAAAAAACCAGGCCAGCAAGCAGGATGAGATCGGCCAGCAGCGGGCAAAAGATGCCCTGCCAGCGTACCATTTTCGGACGAAACCCCACCCCGTGAATCACACCGGCACAAACGGCCCACATCATCACCAGCCCGTGCCAGACAGAAAGCGTACTGGTGCGGGCGGCAAACCGCGCCGGATCCCAGAACATACAGCCTGCCAGCACCAGGGCCATCAGCAGAGAAAGGGCCCGTAACGGGCCCTTATCCATTACCGCATACAGCGTCGCGATAATATTTTTCATCAGCTATCTTCTTTAGCCGCTTTAGCGCCTTCTGCCTGTTCCAGCGCCAGCGCGGTCACAATCCCGAAAGCACAGGCCAGCAGCGTGCCCAGAATCCATGCAAAGTACCACATTGTTAACTCCTTACTCAGTACAGAGAGTGGGTGTTGCTTTCGATATGCTCTTTGGTAATGCGCCCGAACATTTTCCAGTAACACCAGGTGGTGTAGGCCAGAATCAGCGGCACAAACACAATAGCGACATAGGTCATCACCGCCAGCGTCAGATGGCTGGAGGTGGCATCCCACATGGTCAGGCTGGCGTTCATCATGGTGCTGGACGGCATCACAAACGGGAACATCGCAATACCGGCAGTCAGAATCACGCAGGCCAGCGTCAGGGACGAGAACACAAACGCCCATGCGCCTTTATCCACGCGGGACATCAGCACCGTCAGCAGCGGCAGCACCACACCCAGCGCCGGAATCGCCCACAGGGCCGGCATATTGTTAAAGTTCACCAGCCAGGCCCCGGCTTCCCGGGCAACTTCTTTGGTCAGCGGGTTAGAGGCCGCATGGTGATCCATGGCTGAGGTCACCACATAGCCGTCAATACCGTAGATCACCCACACACCGGCCAGGGCGAAGCAGATCATGGTCACCAGCGCCGCAATTTGCGAGGTGGAGCGGGTACGCAGGTGCAGCTCACCGGTGGTGCGCATCTGCAGATAGGTCGCCCCCTGGGTCAGGATCATCGCCACGCTCACCACCCCGGCCAGCAGGCCAAACGGGTTGAGCAACTGGAAGAAGTTACCGGTGTAGTAAAGACGCAGATACTCATCCACATGGAACGGCACCCCCTGCAGCAGGTTACCGAAGGCCACCCCAATCACCAGCGGCGGTACAAAGCTGCCGATGAAAATGCCCCAGTCCCACATGTTGCGCCAGCGCATATCTTCAATCTTGGAGCGGTAGTCAAAGCCCACCGGACGGAAGAATAACGAGGCCAGCACCAGGATCATCGCCACATAAAAGCCGGAGAAGGCTGCAGCGTACACCATTGGCCATGCGGCAAACAGCGCACCACCGGCGGTGATAAGCCACACCTGGTTACCGTCCCAGTGCGGGGCGATGGAGTTAATCATCACCCGGCGTTCGGTATCGGTACGGCCCAGAATACGGGTCAGCATGCCGACCCCCATATCAAAGCCATCCGCCACGGCAAAGCCAATCAGCAACACGCCAATCAGCAGCCACCAGATAAAACGCAATACTTCATAATCGATCATTTCTGGACTCCTGTCTTAACGTGCCGGCTGAGAAGCCACAGTGGACTGCTCAAAGTGGTAACGGCCAGTTTTCAGACTGCTTGGTCCCAGGCGCGCGAATTTGAACATCAGGAACATCTCCGCCACCAGGAACAAGGTGTACAGGCCACAGATCAACACGATGGAGAAGATAAGATCGCCGGCAGTTAACGAAGAGTTCGCCACCGCAGTGGGTAATACCTCACCAATCGCCCAGGGCTGACGGCCATATTCCGCCACAAACCAGCCCGCTTCGACGGCAATCCACGGCAGCGGAATGCCGAAAAACGCCGCGCGCAGCAGCCATTTTTTCTGACCAATACGGTTACGAATTACAGACCAGAAGGAGAGCGCAATGATTGCCAGCAGCAGGAAGCCACACGCCACCATGATACGGAACGCGAAATAGAGCGGTGCCACACGCGGGATAGAATCCTTCGTGGCCTGCTGAATTTGCGCCTCGGTTGCATCGGTCACGTTCGGGGTATAGCGCTTCAGCAGCAGACCATAGCCCAGGTCTTTCTTCACGTTGTTGAAGTTAGCCCGCACGGCCGGATCCGTAGAGCCGTTACGCAACTCTTCCAGCAGTTTGTAGGCAATCATCCCGTTACGGATACGCCCTTCGTGCTGGGAGAGCAGATCTTTCAGGCCAGTCACCGACTTATCAACTGAACGGGTCGCGATAATCCCCAGTGCATACGGGATCTGAATAGAGAAGTGGTTTTCCTGGGCATCCTGATCCGGAATACCAAACAGGGTAAACGCCGCCGGTGCCGGCTGGGTTTCCCACTCGGCTTCAATGGCGGCCAGTTTGGTTTTCTGCACGTCACC
This Shimwellia blattae DSM 4481 = NBRC 105725 DNA region includes the following protein-coding sequences:
- the tolR gene encoding colicin uptake protein TolR, translated to MARVRGRGRREVKSEINIVPLLDVLLVLVLIFMATAPIITQSVEVDLPDATESKTVASNDEPPVIIEVSGVGQYSVVVDHDRMSQLPAEQVIAEAQRRLQANPKTVFLIGGAKEVPYDEIIKALNLLHQAGVKSVGLMTQPI
- the cydX gene encoding cytochrome bd-I oxidase subunit CydX → MWYFAWILGTLLACAFGIVTALALEQAEGAKAAKEDS
- the tolQ gene encoding Tol-Pal system protein TolQ; its protein translation is MTNMNIIDLFLEASLLVKVIMFILIGFSIASWAIIIQRTRILSAASRDAEAFEDKFWSGIELSRLYQESQSRRDSLAGTEQIFYSGFKEFARLHKANSHAPEAIVEGASRAMRISMNRELENLETHIPFLGTVGSISPYIGLFGTVWGIMHAFIGLGAVKQATLQMVAPGIAEALIATAIGLFAAIPAVMAYNRLSQRVNKLELNYDNFMEEFTAILHRQAFSSSDSNKG
- the cydA gene encoding cytochrome ubiquinol oxidase subunit I; the protein is MLDIVELSRLQFALTAMYHFLFVPLTLGMAFLLAIMETVYVLSGKQIYKDMTKFWGKLFGINFALGVATGLTMEFQFGTNWSYYSHYVGDIFGAPLAIEGLMAFFLESTFVGLFFFGWDRLGKVQHMAVTWLVALGSNLSALWILVANGWMQNPIASDFNFETMRMEMVSFAELVLNPVAQVKFVHTVASGYVTGAMFVLGISAWYMLKGRDFAFAKRSFAIAASFGMAAVLSVIVLGDESGYEMGDVQKTKLAAIEAEWETQPAPAAFTLFGIPDQDAQENHFSIQIPYALGIIATRSVDKSVTGLKDLLSQHEGRIRNGMIAYKLLEELRNGSTDPAVRANFNNVKKDLGYGLLLKRYTPNVTDATEAQIQQATKDSIPRVAPLYFAFRIMVACGFLLLAIIALSFWSVIRNRIGQKKWLLRAAFFGIPLPWIAVEAGWFVAEYGRQPWAIGEVLPTAVANSSLTAGDLIFSIVLICGLYTLFLVAEMFLMFKFARLGPSSLKTGRYHFEQSTVASQPAR
- the ybgE gene encoding cyd operon protein YbgE; amino-acid sequence: MKNIIATLYAVMDKGPLRALSLLMALVLAGCMFWDPARFAARTSTLSVWHGLVMMWAVCAGVIHGVGFRPKMVRWQGIFCPLLADLILLAGLVFFFS
- the ybgC gene encoding tol-pal system-associated acyl-CoA thioesterase, with amino-acid sequence MSTNIFRWPVRVYYEDTDAGGVVYHASYVAFYERARTEMLRHHQFSQQALMEERVAFVVRKMTIEYLAPARLDDLLEIQTEITSMRGTSLIFTQRIVDAENRILNQAEVMIVCVDPHVMKPRALPKSIVAEFKQ
- the cydB gene encoding cytochrome d ubiquinol oxidase subunit II, with protein sequence MIDYEVLRFIWWLLIGVLLIGFAVADGFDMGVGMLTRILGRTDTERRVMINSIAPHWDGNQVWLITAGGALFAAWPMVYAAAFSGFYVAMILVLASLFFRPVGFDYRSKIEDMRWRNMWDWGIFIGSFVPPLVIGVAFGNLLQGVPFHVDEYLRLYYTGNFFQLLNPFGLLAGVVSVAMILTQGATYLQMRTTGELHLRTRSTSQIAALVTMICFALAGVWVIYGIDGYVVTSAMDHHAASNPLTKEVAREAGAWLVNFNNMPALWAIPALGVVLPLLTVLMSRVDKGAWAFVFSSLTLACVILTAGIAMFPFVMPSSTMMNASLTMWDATSSHLTLAVMTYVAIVFVPLILAYTTWCYWKMFGRITKEHIESNTHSLY